A stretch of DNA from Desulfovibrio litoralis DSM 11393:
CGCTGACGTGAATGCTAAAGATAATAATGGTAAAACAGTTTTGATGGGGGCAGTTGACAAAGTTAAAAAGCCAAACCTTGAAATAATTATCAAACTCATCCAAGCTGGTGCTGATGTTAATGCTAAAACTAATATAGGCAGGACAGCTTTGATGATTGTCGCGTTTACAAACTCAAATCTTAAAAACTCAAAACCTGCGATAATAACAGAACTTATTAAAGCTGGTGCTGATGTTAATGCTAAAGATAACAATGGTGATACAGCTTTGATGGGGGCAGTTGACAAAGTTAAAAAGCCAAACCTTGAAATAATTATCAAACTCATCCAAGCTGGTGCTGATGTTAATGCTAAAACTAATATAGGCAGGACAGCTTTGATGATTGTCGCGTTTACAAACTCAAATCTTAAAAACTCAAAACCTGCGATAATAACAGAACTTATTAAAGCTGGTGCTGATGTTAATGCTAAAGATAACAATGGTGATACAGCTTTGATGGGGGCAGTTGACAAAGTTAAAAAGCCAAACCTTGAAATAATTATCAAACTCATCCAAGCTGGTGCTGATGTTAATGCTAAAACTAATATAGGCAGGACAGCTTTGATGATTGTCGCGTTTACAAACTCAAATCTTAAAAACTCAAAACCTGCGATAATAACAGAACTTATTAAAGTTGGGGCTGATGTTAATGCTAAAGACAAAGATGGCAAAACAGCTTTGATAATGGCAACTTGGAGAAATTCAAACCCTGAAATAATCACAGAGCTTATTAAAGTTGGGGCTGATGTTAATGTTAAAGACAAAGATGGCAAAACAGCTTTGATAATGGCAACTTGGAGAAATTTAACCCCTGAAATAATCACAGAGCAGCTGATTAAAGCCGGAGCTGACCTAAACGCTAAAGATAAAGATGGCAACACAGCTTTAGATATTGCCAAGCAAAACAATAATACAGACGCAATAGAAATATTAACAAAGGCCGGGGCGAAATAACGCAACATATTTTATTTACGTTATTTTTTATTTTTTTATTATTTTTTCTACGCCTAAAAACTTTACCTAAATCTTTATGAATAAGGATTATAAAATGCTTAAACGCTTTTTGATAATAATTTCCATATTTTTGATCAGTTTTTTATTTTCTGCTTCGGCTTTTGCGATGAATGATAAAGAATTTATCGAGTTTTGTTTACAGGGTTGGGAAAAGGAAGTAAAAGAAGAAATAGCAAACGGTGCTAATATAAATGCACAAAACGAAGAAGGTGCAACGCCTTTGATGTCTGCTCTTTTAAGATATGAATCAGCCCATGAAA
This window harbors:
- a CDS encoding ankyrin repeat domain-containing protein, with the protein product MSKRFSIITAVFLISFLFSVSAFAMDDKEFIKLCELGTIDEVKKAIANGANINAKNGDNKTPLMSAASHNPNPEIITELIKAGADVNVKDKDGRTVLMNATWNMDPEVITELIRSGADVNAKDNNGKTVLMGAVDKVKKPNLEIIIKLIQAGADVNAKTNIGRTALMIVAFTNSNLKNSKPAIITELIKAGADVNAKDNNGDTALMGAVDKVKKPNLEIIIKLIQAGADVNAKTNIGRTALMIVAFTNSNLKNSKPAIITELIKAGADVNAKDNNGDTALMGAVDKVKKPNLEIIIKLIQAGADVNAKTNIGRTALMIVAFTNSNLKNSKPAIITELIKVGADVNAKDKDGKTALIMATWRNSNPEIITELIKVGADVNVKDKDGKTALIMATWRNLTPEIITEQLIKAGADLNAKDKDGNTALDIAKQNNNTDAIEILTKAGAK